The following are encoded together in the Desulfococcus multivorans genome:
- a CDS encoding surface-adhesin E family protein: MYKLFIAILFFFSLTGLSIAEDTSSWHPVYEESNVQIYMDTQSAKCKSEREARVRFKRVWSTLTSLPSTPDWKFKSFIVWTEYDCEEGKIMTAPGSKFFDEDGKQLTDIVQVPSSGWKVVKPGSIGYAWADENQFRKTVVF; this comes from the coding sequence ATGTATAAGCTCTTTATTGCCATTTTATTTTTCTTCAGCTTGACAGGATTATCGATTGCTGAAGACACGAGCAGTTGGCATCCTGTTTACGAAGAGTCTAATGTACAAATCTACATGGATACTCAAAGCGCGAAATGCAAATCTGAAAGAGAAGCAAGGGTAAGGTTCAAACGGGTGTGGAGCACGTTAACATCATTGCCGAGCACGCCAGATTGGAAATTTAAAAGTTTCATTGTCTGGACGGAATATGACTGCGAAGAAGGGAAGATAATGACTGCGCCAGGATCCAAATTCTTTGACGAAGATGGAAAACAGCTGACGGACATTGTGCAGGTCCCCTCTTCTGGATGGAAAGTTGTTAAACCTGGAAGCATAGGCTATGCCTGGGCTGATGAAAATCAGTTTAGAAAAACGGTAGTATTTTGA